The DNA segment ttttacacggaaaccgtctaaaatttaactaaaatgctggaattgtgaagatttcagtaatttagcataacCTAATGGTGCCAGTactcaatatatgtgcattgtattgtcaaaaacagccaatatttaagtagcagaaccattctactattcaataaataaattaaagtttacattttaacaattttgtaaaattgctatattttggggccaaaacgggctcttaccggacctactcctttacaaaaaaaatcaacattactGAAATTGCTAATTGAtcccttataggagttattaCCTCTGAAAGATGATTTTTACCaatgtgttttaatattttacagaaactataatagatagagagAAACTTCAGACACAATGTTCAGCTAAGTAAGacctataaataagtcaacttgaCAGATATTGTCAATTGATCCATTATAGGAGTTGCCCTCCAATTAATATTTACCCCCGAAACTATATATGATAGAAGAGAGACAAGAGTTACTGaagggaaattcaaacttataagttgtaaataaactgacaatgtcatgacTAAAGAAGACAAAccaataatagtacacaaaacacaacatagacaactaaagactGATCAACACACACTGGGTGTGATCTCAAGTGCTCTGGGAGGGTATTGGTAGAACCTGCTCCACATAAGGAACAtttgtgttgctcatgtaagtACTAACTTGGTGATAAGTCTTATTCATTATATTAGGTCACATTGGTGGGGAAAGGGAACAGTATTGTAGTTATGACAATTGGAACATTTCAGTTATCATTGTGAAacagatttttcttaaattgataATGATCAACCATCTTGTGGTGGTGTATGTTAAATTTACATAGGAATAAGTTTAATTTGGAACATTTAGTTTATTGGTTTCTTTGTTAGTAGCAAACCTTTATCAGGGAAATCATGATAGTAATTACAAGCACTTGAATATCATATCAACTTTATTGGAGTGATTGCCCTTGGAAGAAGATTTTAACCATTTATATTAGTTTTCCGAGAAAATATGATAGACAGAAAGAAACTTCAAACAGCAAAACTAttaataattgtaattgtaagaCCTGCAAATAAGTTAACTTGAACGAAATTGTCAGTTGATTCTTTATTaaaaaggagttattgcccttgaaaGATGACTGCATATTACCAAATTTTAAAGTTTCGTTCAGAAACCATGATAAATAGAAACTTCAAATAGcaaaactaaaacaagaactacaaagaaaaacaacagaatTTTCAGTCGAttctttatagtaatttttgcACCTGAAAGAAGATTTCTGCTATAACATTGTTTAGTTTTTCCCTCACATAGATAGAGAGTCAAACAGCAAAAAATTTCAGCAAACTACAAAAAGGCATATGtacaaattgtcaattgatcccTTACAGAAGTGATTGTCCGTCAGGATTTATTTCCaaatttgttactttttttcaaaaacaataacttcaatcaacaaaaatattaggcaaagtaaaacctacaaataagtcacttAACCGAAAATATCAGTTGATTCCTAATAGAAAAGaggagcgaaagataccagagggacagtcaaagaAGTTATTGTTCAGGCAAGATGATTGttaccaaattttaaattttcattggttaaaaccccaaacagcaaaaataaatattatacaatacctacaaataagtcaacatggcCGAAATTGTCAGTTTAACCCTTGTAAGAAACATTGTCCTTGGAAGATGaacttaaacatgttttgttttgtttttaacagaAACCATGATAGATAGAAAGAAACctcaaattgtaaaaatggaTAACATAGTCAAACATACGAAAATtcaattttaccaaacttgccAGTTTatcccgtttaggagttattgacctttaaaaatgatttgtatCACTTTTTGCAGTTTCtcacaaaactttaaattattaataaatactAGTATTTTTCAGTATGATGAATATGgatagtaaacaaataacaaaatttgaggtaacaaataacaaaaaggtCAGACGAACTCTGTCGGGTGGAAATCTAGGGGTTGGAACTCTATTTTTTTGGAcgataaatgcatttgaattgggagTCGAGACATTTGGTTGGAAATTCCCTTTTATCCTgcgttggaacccccttttgtaaatgactggatccgcccctgactTTTGATATATTTCGTATAGTGTCTGAGAAAAAATCAGGTAAAATGAAGAAACTAATTAACTATCAAAatcaggtcaaggtcagatgaatccTTTCTGACAGACACGTGACAAAAAGAGAAAAGCTTTTGTTATCTATTGGTATTACATAGAAAACTGACGAACAGATAACAGTGATAAATAGGGATACGCTTATAGCATTACACAAAAAACTGAAGTTAtagcaacaagaaccccacaaaaaacggATGTAAACTCAAATGGCCCTACGGTTTACAGATTGCTGGTCCACTGAGGACATCCGTCGTGTTACTCAAGTTACAATTCACTAGTTCGCCTTCGATTCAAACTGCACAAGATAGCGATCAGTAGATGTCTATTCCAGAACATTTAAATTATCTAACCCTATAAGATGACAGAATGCGAAAAGTTTGCGATGAAAGTATGGGGTGTTTCCAAGACAAAAGAAAGACATGGCCATGATAATCATTGGACAATCATCTATTACAACCTATTTAGCAGTAAGAACGGTCAACCCAACACAAAGCTTGGGTTACTTTTTAAGAACTCTGAGGGTATGCAGTTTATGCTCTACTAATGCCAATATAAaggagaagatgtggtatgattgccaatgagacaactatccacaaaacaCCAAATtcacaactatatgtcaccgtacggccttcaacaatgagcaaagcccataccgcatagtcagctataaaaggcaccgataATAcgatgtaaaataattcaaacgagaaaactaacggccttatttatgtaaaaaaatgaacgaaaaacaaatatgtaacacataaacaaacgacaaccactgaattacaggttcctttATCTGTATTTAGAAGAAGACGACTTCAGACCGATCTTAGTCGcaagtttttttattattttaattttttttgttcaggTCTAGTAGAATTCTAGTGCCAAATCAATGGTTTATTTGTACTTCAAGAGTAGGAGTCACATATCTGTTTGCCCGTGTACGCCGCCAACGGCACttgaatctaaaaaaaaactcctATTAAAGTATACAAGTGCCTGTGTACTCTGTGTGGAACTACTGGGGTGTATAGTTTGCAgggtatttatatttatctatttgaaattcaaggaGTATGTCTAAACCCAGAGTGACGCAGAGCATTTTATACCGGTGCAGACACATGTTCTTTTGTCGAAGGTGATGTGCTTATCTTTATTTTGGAATGCTGTCTCACTGGTGGTTAAGTCACATCGCATGTAGTTCATATACATGGTGACCATTAGACCATTAGGATAGATAACTAGATAATAGTACTACTGGATGGTTTCGTAGGATCTTCGGTGAATTAGATGGACACAAataattgatttcaaataaaagataaatattaacaagttttaatttttataaacgaACATATATACAGTGGAATATATTTTGTAGACATGTAATACTGGCtatgtttataaacaaatgCATCCGAcggaataacaaaaaatatcaacttttatatataaagttcaacactaaaatattcaacatttgtacagaaagtttaaaatgtatgtatacTGTACACTTTTACCACATTACACATTCAAAATGAAGTGATTTAAATAGTTAGTTTACAAGTCCTTTACTATTGAATCTACACACGAGATGTGAAGAAAGCACCATACGAAACAAGCTTTGTCCCATATATAATGAATGAATGTACAGTATATACAATCACAGTGATAAGAAACAAGCTTTGtcacatatacattgtacaatgaaTGTACAGTATTTACAATCACAGTGAGACGGTTCTGTACATGTATACACTGAATACTAGAGGAATTGTTTCTAAAAAGTTACGTTTAAGTAACCATTTTTTATGCTTTCGGGAAACGATCTACCCTGTAGTAACTTCGACTTTTCCGACACAAGTTTAAGTGTTTGTAATATGAGCACTGTATGCACCATTTAGTCACATGTACAAATAATTAAGTGTATTTTAGCATGTAAATTAACCATTATTCAATATGACAGACAGAATCAATAAGTTATTTTCTATGATTGCATTTTATGCGTAAAATCATGATGCTCTTGCAACAGCACAGGACTATTAAACACCTCGCCAcagatactacatgtataagattttgtgtttatttgtgaTTCACTGTGGGTTTGTCGGAAATGCTgtttcaaaattgtcaataatCTAAATCTTTTACGACACAACAGACATAAGTATGGTCTTGTGAGGTTAGTTTTGTCTTTACGATAGTGGACAGAGAAAGTTGGAACGATAGAATCTGAGATATTATGGGAACTGTCTTCTTCCTCCTCAGGTTCTTCCTCCATTTTGACAGCTGGTTTAGGTTCATTCCAAAGTTTAGATATTACATCTTGTAACTTGTGATTGGGTTTTCTGAAACCTTGTACATTGTGCTGTATTGTCGGACGAATAGGTTCAGGTCGTTCTATTTTTGGTGCCTGTTTGTTCTGAAACTGTTGCACAAACGCCATGTTAAACCGCGCTGTGTCTGGAACTGGCTGCGGGTTACATCCTGTCAAATGATTTTGTGTGTGTTTGGTCAACTCATCAACACTACGTGTCCTAAAGAAGCATAAAGCACATGCAAACGGACGGGAAGCGAAATCGTCGAAATCTGAAACTAATTTTGCAAATCTTCCAGTTGTTGGCGGCTCCATCGTTACACCCGGTTCCATTGGACGTTGGATTGGTGGATGTTTCTTTCGTTTCGAAGGAACTACGGgacaaaaacttttatttgCGTCTGCGTGACCATTTAATGCTACGGCCTGATAATTAGCTACACCGGATTGAAAGGGTCTATCGTTATCTCGCTTAAAGGCCATTTTAAGAGGCGGCTTTCCATTGCCATTCATATCATCTTTTCCTGGTGAAATGCCTTTTTCGGAATTTGACTGATTTATCATACTAAGATGATAGTCTGGATGATTGTCACGGATATGACGCTGCATGTGTCCATATGTAATAAACGGCATTCTACAAACGTGACAAATATGACACTCTAAGTCATGTTTCTTTACGTGACGGTCATATGTACTTTTATAGTTGGTTGCATATGCACAGAATGGGCACTGATGACGCATGTGCTTGTAATCTTCCCGTTCAACATGTCTAGGAACTTTTGCCTCTTGTGTAGAAGATTCATTGTTTTCAAGTTCCTGGATAGACATATCTAATGCTAAGTCATAGTCGTCATCATATTCTAAGAAAGCACTGTCGTCTTCCCTTATTTTCATCTTATGAATGTTTTTCAAGTGATAGTCCAATACAAGTTTCCGGCCGAAAGATTTGTTACAGAACTGACATTTGTGTTTGGCAATACCATCATCACCTTTAGATTCATCATCAAACCCATTTGTTAACGGTTTGTTCTGTAATCCGTTCACCATCTCATCGTCTTTACTTTCTAAATCATCGCCATTGTGGAATGTATTGCCGTTTGTTGCTACCGCTGCATTAGTTTTGGACAAACCATTGGTGTTTCCATTTGATTGTtcatattcattattcattGGCTTATTGTGACTATCAGCTGTTTGACTTTGTTCCTTGTTTGTACTGGTCTGGTAATTCTCGTCATCACTTTCTATAATCGGTTCCGTGTGATCGCCATTATGTTCAGCAGCCGGGTCGCCGTTTTCGCCATTCTGAGGGTTGTCTTTGTTATTCATATTATGATAAGATCTTTCGTGGTGTACAAGACTACCTGACGACATGAAAGGACGATTACATAAAGTGCATGTGAACTTTGCAACGTAATGTTTTCGAACATGACGAGTGAGTTCCGAACTTTGCATGGTTCCAAAAGTACACAGTTTACagttaaattttggttttttCTCCTGTTTTGTAGCAACATATGTATCAGCATGTTCTCTTCTTTTATGAAATTCTACATTTCCAACTGTTTTAAATGGCATATTACATATGTCGCAATTATATCCTGCAACTGCGTGCTTCCGGACATGACGGTTCAAATCAGAtttatatctagttttataGGCGCACATTGCACATTTGTAACGTTTTGGAAGATGTGCTTTTTTGCCAATCGGTCTAGCTGTTCCTGGATACGTCAGATTAAGTTTAGAATCTGGTTCATCGAAATCGTTCCCATTTGTTGGAGTTTTTAACATCATATTGATTTTAGAGtaattgttttcattaaaaGAGGCGTAGCTATATATACTATCACCTAGCATTGATGGTGGCGCCCCTTTTGCCATATGATATGAGAGTGGAACGCGCGGTGACATGTTTTCCTTTATCGAGGGTGTGGAGGTGTTATAATTAGAATCCAATGAAGACATTCCACCTTTTAGTTCATCTGAGAATGCTGGCGATGAAGGTTTTCTCAGATTATCAAAAC comes from the Mytilus trossulus isolate FHL-02 chromosome 3, PNRI_Mtr1.1.1.hap1, whole genome shotgun sequence genome and includes:
- the LOC134712814 gene encoding zinc finger protein 423-like, yielding MDENYPETINGVCIKVEPHSPAVMSKDTKFDESFSRQKSAFENGTSEYSTSGHNEKVAIDMHDLNGRQTPSYSHSSSEFSGSGFGFGQSNCFDNLRKPSSPAFSDELKGGMSSLDSNYNTSTPSIKENMSPRVPLSYHMAKGAPPSMLGDSIYSYASFNENNYSKINMMLKTPTNGNDFDEPDSKLNLTYPGTARPIGKKAHLPKRYKCAMCAYKTRYKSDLNRHVRKHAVAGYNCDICNMPFKTVGNVEFHKRREHADTYVATKQEKKPKFNCKLCTFGTMQSSELTRHVRKHYVAKFTCTLCNRPFMSSGSLVHHERSYHNMNNKDNPQNGENGDPAAEHNGDHTEPIIESDDENYQTSTNKEQSQTADSHNKPMNNEYEQSNGNTNGLSKTNAAVATNGNTFHNGDDLESKDDEMVNGLQNKPLTNGFDDESKGDDGIAKHKCQFCNKSFGRKLVLDYHLKNIHKMKIREDDSAFLEYDDDYDLALDMSIQELENNESSTQEAKVPRHVEREDYKHMRHQCPFCAYATNYKSTYDRHVKKHDLECHICHVCRMPFITYGHMQRHIRDNHPDYHLSMINQSNSEKGISPGKDDMNGNGKPPLKMAFKRDNDRPFQSGVANYQAVALNGHADANKSFCPVVPSKRKKHPPIQRPMEPGVTMEPPTTGRFAKLVSDFDDFASRPFACALCFFRTRSVDELTKHTQNHLTGCNPQPVPDTARFNMAFVQQFQNKQAPKIERPEPIRPTIQHNVQGFRKPNHKLQDVISKLWNEPKPAVKMEEEPEEEEDSSHNISDSIVPTFSVHYRKDKTNLTRPYLCLLCRKRFRLLTILKQHFRQTHSESQINTKSYTCSICGEVFNSPVLLQEHHDFTHKMQS